In the Ricinus communis isolate WT05 ecotype wild-type chromosome 3, ASM1957865v1, whole genome shotgun sequence genome, AAACCACTGGAACTTACCTGAAAGAAGTTTTCGCTCCTTTGTACCTACAACAGATTTTCCAGTCGCCTCATTGTTGCTCCCTGAATCTAGAGGGGCATCATCAGGGAGATGGGAAATAGGAAGAGTTGCATCTTCTTGGAAAGTCTTAGGATGATCATCTGTTTCATCAATGGAAGAATTTGATGCAATGCTGCTTTTCTCTGAGTCATGCTCATGATTGTCAGCACCACTAAGGGGACTAGATGGATCTGAgaataaagatgaattttcCTCACTGCCAGTGTTTCCACTTGAGCATCTTCCTTCACCTGTAAAGTCCTTACAAACACCATCTCGATCCTCACCTTCAACTTCCGCACAGATATTGTCATTCTGGTCTGAAACTTCAGAACAGTCTGCTTTCTCAGTATCATCATCAAAGCCAAGTTCACGAGATAAATCTTCAAGTAGACGGCGCCTGACAGATGGCTTCTGGACCCTTTTACCATTCCCAACTTTTGCTGGAGATGGGTCAGATGCTGTTCTAGATAGAGTCAGTCTTACTTTTTCTGACCATCCTttttttggagttgaattTTGTTTTCCTGTTCTATGCTTTTGTTCTTCTGCTTTGTGCAAAACTCTCCACTTCTCTTCCCAATAGCTGTCAGGCACCATGGTTAGAGGTGTTTTTGGAGAAATAGAATCGGACGAAAGAGTATGACCTCTAACCACCATTGATTTAGAATGGTTATAAGTCCCACCAAAAGGAGGAGAAAAGGATGAGATACTAGCCTCCAATGCAAGAGTCTGCAAAGACTTAGCTTTATCTATAAGTTTTCTCAGATCTATATTCTCTGGAAAATTCAATAGTCTCTGAAGACAGGTAGTAGCATTCTCAGTAGCAAGCAACGAAGATCTCAGATGAAGTATCATAGAAACTGCAACAGCTGAGATCAATGCTCCCCGTTGTGAACTAAAAATACCAAAACTAGAACTTGCAGCATCTTCAGAACCTTTGTCTAATTTATTGTTATCAGCTGCAAATATTTCATCCCATATTAATAAGAGGTTTTTAAGTATAAATTCCCGTCCAAATAAAACTCGCAACCAGCGAAGTGCAAAATACTGGGGTTCAACACCAAGTTCAACAAGGTGGCTATGTAAAGATGAATCAACAACAGACAGCAAATGGTATAATGCAGCAGAAGCTTCAATGACAGGAGGTAACCCAGAATGAGAACCACTTGCAGCGGATAGAGAGAAAAAGTCTGTCATGGCAACTGCACCAGGAGTCCCATTCATCAAAGCATCAAACATACAGTAAGCATCATGTTCCATAAATTTATCTGACAAGACAATTCCCAATTCACCTTCAGCCCCATAAGCATCACTTAGCAAAACAATTGTTTGAATCTGAGGTTCAAGTTCATCAAGACTCCTAAGCTTGGTGGCATTACCGTGAGAACCAATCTCATCTTCCATTGAATCCAAATACTTCTTGAAATCAAAATTGTATATAAGATCGCTCTCGTGGAATGATAAGCCATCAAATCTGTCAGTGAAATGGTCTTCATAC is a window encoding:
- the LOC8262538 gene encoding uncharacterized protein LOC8262538: MSPAAVERAMPESACLKSSDESYRRRFENLRGVQWRIDLGILPSSSSSTIDDLRKVTADSRRRYAGLRRRLLVDPNISKDGSNSPDLAIDNPLSQNPDSTWGRFFRNAELEKTVDQDLSRLYPEHGSYFQTPGCQGMLRRILLLWCLRHPECGYRQGMHELLAPLLYVLHVDVVRLSEVRKQYEDHFTDRFDGLSFHESDLIYNFDFKKYLDSMEDEIGSHGNATKLRSLDELEPQIQTIVLLSDAYGAEGELGIVLSDKFMEHDAYCMFDALMNGTPGAVAMTDFFSLSAASGSHSGLPPVIEASAALYHLLSVVDSSLHSHLVELGVEPQYFALRWLRVLFGREFILKNLLLIWDEIFAADNNKLDKGSEDAASSSFGIFSSQRGALISAVAVSMILHLRSSLLATENATTCLQRLLNFPENIDLRKLIDKAKSLQTLALEASISSFSPPFGGTYNHSKSMVVRGHTLSSDSISPKTPLTMVPDSYWEEKWRVLHKAEEQKHRTGKQNSTPKKGWSEKVRLTLSRTASDPSPAKVGNGKRVQKPSVRRRLLEDLSRELGFDDDTEKADCSEVSDQNDNICAEVEGEDRDGVCKDFTGEGRCSSGNTGSEENSSLFSDPSSPLSGADNHEHDSEKSSIASNSSIDETDDHPKTFQEDATLPISHLPDDAPLDSGSNNEATGKSVVGTKERKLLSGKFQWFWKFGRSTVDEETSEGGRGAVESTNSASDAGSQSSTICTSADGSSNLYTSGKGDVLDQNVMGTLRNLGHSMLEHIQVIESVFQQDRVQMGSLENFSKNVIVGKGQVTAVTALKELRKISNLLSEM